From the Argentina anserina chromosome 3, drPotAnse1.1, whole genome shotgun sequence genome, the window TCACATAACAATGTTCATGTTGTACtgttttactaatcactgttccaATGTactttttaccaaaacactgtgcacggtactgttttaccaaacactgctcagagttactgttttaccaaacactGTCCATAGTTACTGTTTACTAAAACAATGTCCacattactgttcacataacaCTGTTCATAAACACTATTCATAGTACtattcaccgaccgccaccaatgaccaccaaatttcactaccacaatctaaaaaatgacattcctaacaactttctagtttaccacaaagtctaattctgagcctaaacactttaATGTAATAAGAACCGAAAAGCCCTaatttaaaaacctaaaatttctttttttcgattttcctAGTACACAATGATTGGGGTTAAATCTTTTgaagggtttgtagtatggaaggagaccttcaaaGTGGGACAAGAATTGTACAAATTGGTTGCCGGATGAGGGAGATCGGACGAGTTGAAATTCAGcgaaatatgtttttttgggagaacttccgggcttcaccgctcctaaacggcggcgagatggcgggtgaCGCTATCACCAATCGACAAGGGATGCatcaacctttcaaacgtggCCGGTGCGCCACTCTATGGTGGCTggacggcggagatccggcggcccaaagtcAGCCACTCGAAGAGAGAAAAATCTGGGATTTTCGGGTATGAACAATACtcatgaacagtacccgatccgaaatttctgatttttcttcatttttctctttaattcttgtaataaccctaattttcaaaacaatatttggtttgatttgaattctataaagttgtgaaattcaattaaaacgaATGTGATTATTTGCGATGTTacgaaacgaaaaacggaaacgttctcggaacgtttaattagaaaaacgttatgtttccgaacgaatttatcgttttttattccgtcgctcgtttgcaaaaacgtccttcacgaaagttgtagggctcgtcgatacgagtttgtgaatatgtgacgcgttctaatcggacgatgtacgtaaaagttattaacgtcggaagttagtttccgattttagaagcAAGTATAAAAAGGGCATTtttgagattagggtttccatttcaggaaacccttctctctcatttctctccgcctccctctccctctcacccgacCCTTTCTTCTCCCTCTCGGCTTGCACctcgatctccctcctccgagggAGGTGCTCCTCACCGCCGACATCAGCGGCCTCACGACCACGACGCGACCATTCCCCGAGCAAGGCACGGTCTCCAGCGACGCCGTGAAGCTCGGCGCGACTCACAAGGATCGAACACAGTCGGTCCGATCGAACCATCATCTCCGGTGACGCACGAGCACGGAGGAGGGCTTCTCGACACCGATCCTTGCCTTGGTGCCCTCTGCCTTCAACTTGGAGGCCAAACCCCATCGATCTGAGTTCTTCCCGAAGAGTTTAAGTACCACCGGCGATCCGAGCCTTTCCCACGTCAAATCGGAGGTTTTAGCTTCGATTAAGGTATGATTTGATGTAATTGATGGttggttgtgattgttgaTGAATTTGTGGATTGATTGGAGAAGATCGGAGGTGTGGGAGGAGgaggggttaccgccgcctagaggcggcgcgtgggagtgcGTGGGTTAGATTAGGAAGGGTCTGAGGTTGTGGGaagaaagaggaggaggaggagaagagattggacccggcggtggcgtgatgctTGCCGtggttggtgtcggcgcgtgtgccccacgcgctgccacagtaagtggcgcgtgagcaccacccgcggcctgccggaggtggcgcgtgcaccccatgCGCTGCCACGTGCGGctgcgtgaacagtgtttccggaagggtaattttgtaatttatttacgtacggtaaatgtaaattttatttatgtacggtaattgtaaatttaaattacttttagtaaaggtaaaaagtaattttggaagggtaattcggtaattattatttactgggacaatacgtacatttgaatagtatttgtacgtacataaatacgtaaacagtatatactcatacagagatacgtattggatgtgtattgtacagtaatacataaatagtcaatacgtgaacagtaaactgtgaatagtacccCGGGAATAGTAATAGTAACTGTGACTAGTACCCGTGAATAGTAATAttaacagtaacttcgtaaaaccgaaaattgctgaacaataaccgattattactgtttcggcatttaaaggtttacgaaacatttctaaattttttttcttatcttttcaaggtgatcgataaatcaagaaaatgaattatcttcggaaattgtggaattacgctcgagtcgataaggtgagtaaaacctcacatatttacgaatctacccttgcggtgattccaagatttttgcaagagttttaaatattgaaatacgacatgtatacaatatagtggattatatatatattgtataaatggtaataagttcatatatatatagtttgctataatatatactgttatgaattcatttggaataggtcatttcgatgacgagcatgtgattttaatatgtattcatttgttaaacgttttgtcttcggacgtgtttataaagtatgacatgtatatgatatagtggattatatatatgtgttgtaTAAAtgttaaataaatacatatatatatatatatagtttgctatataatatactgttatgattttattgtgatgatgtcattttgatgacaagattttatcgagcatgtgatttttggtacaatatgatgtgagattattgtacgtgattttaacattgagattgttaaaatgttgatttgtcttcggatttgattggtacaatatgatgtgagattattgtacgtgtttggcaagtcggaacctagcctttggccgggcgaaagttacgatacagttagaactctagtatgtctgccttagtactgcatgtgaggtaacgggtggttatctgctcatgggtactcagattgttttggatgttgggtagcgggtggctatccaatgtcggcggtgtattacgagaggggtaacatatgtgtaccagcgttcttggtacccgtaatataaatgcatttgggtaacgagaagggttacttaatttcgcatgagcgttttatttcatatttctttgggacgaccagatgggccgtccattgactcatgagtgcatttatatttgttgatttctggattttcgtatatattgatatgcgaattatattttcattttactcatacgagctgtaaagcttaccgggtttgtgtttacaatcccggtgcaccaattcgatggtgcaccatgtgtggattagcgggaattgacggaccgctcagaggacttgaagttatttacctccagcttgtgtggggattttgtgtgactatcttgtgaggttgttgtgaggattattcatttccatttattataatgttgaattataatttggtttgaaaTAATCGATTTggctgagttgtattttgaactcagagatgatccgctgtggcatttaaatgatttcaatttcattgaaattgtttagtgtttaacgactttgaaattttgattttttaagcttgaaattttaggatcTCGAGAAGGTAggagaactagcatatcgactagccttgcctactagcatgccGGACGTTCACAACTCcatccacatttccatgttaaGAAAGTAGGTACCAAATGAGTtgcatgtgatcgatcatagcatcattgaggtgaaggaaaatgctacTTTTGTTATTAAGCCTATTGGTAAtttggatagatccacaaagaagctttggaggagagaagttgagctagtcaaggtgctgtggagtcaccatcatgagggtgatgcatcttgggagctagagtcagacatgatgactagatatccacagttgtttgttgagtgagcttgaatttcgggacgaaattcctttaaggggggtagattgtaataaccctaattttcaaaacaatatttgattggtttgaattctataaagttgtgaaattcaattaaaacgaatgtgattgtttgcgatgttacgaaacgaaaaacggaaacgttctcggaacgtttaattagaaaaacgttacgtttccgaacgaatttatcgacttttattccgtcgctcgtttgcgcAAAAcgtccttcacgaaagttgtagggctcgtcgatacgagtttgtggatatgtgacgcgttctaatcggacgatgtacgtaaaagttattaacgtcggaagttagtttccgattttggaagcaAGTATAAAAAGGGTATTtttgagattagggtttccatttcaggaaacccttCTATCTCatttctctccgcctccctctccctctcacccgacCCTTTCTTCTCCCTCTCGGCTTGCACctcgatctccctcctccgagggAGGTGCTCCTCACCGCCGACATCAGCGGCCTCACGACCACGACGCGACCATTCCCCGAGCAAGGCACGGTCTCCAGCGACGCCGTGAAGCTCGGCGCGACTCACAGGGATCGAACACAGTTGGTCCGATCGAACCATCATCTCCGGCGACGCACGAGTACGGAGGAGGGCTTCTCGACGCCGATCCTTGCCTTGGTGCCCTCTGCCTTCAACTTGGAGGCCAAACCCCATCGATCTGAGTTCTTCCCGAAGAGTTTAAGTACCACCGGCGATCCGAGCCTTTCCCACGTCAAATCGGAGGTTTTAGCTTCGATTAAGGTATGATTTGATGTAATTGATGGttggttgtgattgttgaTGAATTTGTGGATTGATTGGAGAAGATCGGAGGTGTGGGAGGAGgaggggttaccgccgcctagaggcggcgcgtgggagtgcGTGGGTTAGATTAGGAAGGGTCTGAGGTTGTGGGaagaaagaggaggaggaggagaagagattggacccggcggtggcgtgatgctTGCCGtggttggtgtcggcgcgtgtgccccacgcgctgccacagtaagtggcgcgtgagcaccacccgcggcctgccggaggtggcgcgtgcaccccatgCGCTGCCACGTGCGGctgcgtgaacagtgtttccggaagggtaattttgtaatttatttacgtgatcgataaatcaagaaaaggaattatcttcggaaattgtggaattacgctcgagtcgataaggtgagtacaacctcacatatttacgaatctacccttgcggtgattccaagatttttgaaagagttttaaatattgaaatacgacatgtatacaatatagtggattatatatatatatattgtataaatggtaataagtacatatatatatagtttgctataatatatactgttatgaattcatttggaataggtcatttcgatgacgagcatgtgattttaatatgtattcatttgttaaacgttttgtcttcggacgtgtttataaagtatgacatgtatatgatatagtggattatatatatgtgttgtaTAAAtgttaaataaatacatatatatatatagtttgctatataatatactgttatgattttattgtgatgatgtcattttgatgacaagattttatcgagcatgtgatttttggtacaatatgatgtgagattattgtacgtgattttaacattgagattgttaaaatgttgatttgtcttcggatttgattggtacaatatgatgtgagattattgtacgtgtttggcaagtcggaacctagcctttggccgggcgaaagttacgatacagttagagctctattctgtctgccttagtactgcatgtgaggtaacgggtggttatctgctcatgggtactcagattgttttggatgttgggtagcgggtggctatccaatgtcggcggtgtattacgagaggggtaacagatgtgtaccagcgttcttggtacccgtaatataaatgcatttgggtaaccaaaagggttacttaatttctcatgagcgttttatttcatatttctttgggacgaccagatgggtcgtccattgactcatgagtgcatttatatttgttgatttctggattttcgtatatattgatatgcgaattatattttcattttactcatacgagctgtaaagcttaccgggtttgtgtttacaatcccggtgcaccaattcgatggtgtagtggataactctgcatgtgtggattagcgggaattgacggaccgctcagaggacttgaagttatttacctccagcttgtgtggggattttgtgtgactatcttgtgaggttgttgtgaggattattcatttccatttattataatgttgaattataatttggtttgaaataatcgatttgactgagttgtattttgaactcagagatgatccgctgtggcatttaaatgatttcgatttcattgaaattgtttagtgtttaacgactttgaaattttgagtttttaagcttgaaattttagggtcgttacaattcccctatttatactattttccaaaaatgtccaaataccttttgattcgtaacttcttcatacgaactccgatttaggcgtgccacgtgtccaaaaattcgtatcgacgagctctacgactttcttgtaagaagttttctaaaaaaacccaatgagtcaaaagtcacctcttagactcgtcaaagtgaacgtttccgaacaattaatatttcgaatcctttcgttttcatcctcgtctaataaaattggacaatgaccaacttaataatatcaggGAACTCATTAGAAATTTGATATGaattttcggggtattacacaAGTTACTTCAGTCAATATTCCATACCAGCTTCTGCTGCGTATGCCGGGACTACCACTAGGGGACTCTCTTCCTGGAAGCGCACAGACTTCACAAAGTCACAGACCATCGCATTCACCATTAACACTCTAGGTAGGAATATGTATGACGATGAGATAGCATTCTCTGTTGCTGCCGAGAATCTATGTGTCAATTGGAGCTGTCAAACTACTTCAGCTTTAACAGAGAACACAAGTCATTCTTACCAGATTTATCTGATGAACCTTTTGCCTCAATCACAACTGGGTTTGTAAAAATGTTGAAAGTGATGATACTATTATGCACGTGCAAGTTTTCTTAAGATATCGAATCTCTCCACCTATAACGTACTAAATAAGTTTAGAGTTGTTGTCCTCTAATTCTCGACTACTAATTACTAAATGCCAACCACAACGGTAATATTTAAATTTGTGCGTACAAGTTTCTCGTAAGTGTAACAGAGATGGTAGCTTACAGAAGATGCAAAAGTTTGACATCATTCTTGGTAGTTATGTTGAGCAGTGCCATATGTATCCTACGTTGAAATAGTCAACTGGATGAACTGGAGGGTTCCTGCTTTGGTTCAGCTCTTATCTTAAGAAgaacatgtcatgcacatccTGTTATTAAGAAGTGAACTTCTGCAGACATAATTGAATGACATTTCAGTTCATGAGAAAAGAGAGATCAcagaagctaatcacttctgCTAAATGCTAATCAACTCTGATTTGATCTAACAAAAATTAATCATACAATAATCAACTACTTCGGTTGACAGAAATCTTTTGCAATACAAAAACTACATGAAACCTTAACACGCAATCAGATCATAGTCCATATTACAGGTATGCTAgaatatttattaattattaatttggaGAAAAAGATCAATGTGGGTGCTGATTCATTCATATAAGATGATGCATCTTTAGCTTAtgtgtaaaaaatcaaaattggaGGACTATTTGTCAATGCAGTTTTTAAGAGCCATTGAATACAATGCAGGTGAAGTATATAATCTTCATACATTTGACACATCCCACATTGAATTCAACTAATCTGTCAATTTTCTTTAACTAATGAAGTTGAACATTATCAATAGTACTAGTAGGGTGCTTGTCATAATCTAACAGGAacagattttaatttaatcATTCAGGAACATATTTTACCATCATTTCAAACTCCACGTTGAACTTTTGGCATTAACACGCAACACCGAAGCACAGAAAAGTACTCTTAGAGTTTCAGGTATATTTTCAGGGGAAATTAATCAATGCGTATATGTTTCCTCATAGAGATATCATATATGTTCGGAATTCCTTTGTCTCTATTTCTCTCCCTGTTCTGTCTTGGTTATTTGATCCCTAAACCATGGTCAAGCCTTTCAGGAGTTCAGCATATCTGCATGTCATCTTTTCGCTTCTATTTCTTCGTTATGCTAGTTCAATCTATTTCAAGCTATCCCGCTTTGAACCGGATGCAGGAAACATACTCTATCAGGGAGATGCAGCGCCTTCTATTTGAGCAATTGAACTAATCAACAAGCGTTCTTTTGTATGCTGGGTTGGCATGGCCAGCTACGCTCAAAGAATACCCCTCTGGGACTCTGTTACAGGAAAGCTCAGTGACTTCACAACTCACTTCTCATTCATCATAACACAGAAGAGAACCCTACTTATGGCCATGGAATTGCCTTCTTTCTCGCTCCTGTTGGGTTtcaatgtaacgaccccaaaattttgagcttaaaaactcaaaattttaaagtcgttaaataccaaacaatctcaatgaaatcgaaatcatttaaaatgtcacagcaatcattactgagttctcaaaacaactcagacaaaccaattattacaacccaaatttgtaatccatacataaaaatggaaatgtaataatcctcacaatctctcacaaaactcacaaataaatgctcacaaattctcacacacaaatccactctagaaatctcaccacaagcagggtaacgaacaacttcgagtctccggagtcgtctctcaatctccactaatcaacacctgcgggagtatcccctacaccactgaattggtgcaccgggattgtaaacacaaacccggtaagctttacagctcgtatgagtaaaatgaaaatataactcgcatatcaatatatacgaaaatccagaaatcaaacaaatataaatgcactcatgagtcacggacggcccatctagttgtcccaaagaaatatgaaatgaaacgctcatgagaaattaagtaacccttctggttacccaaatgcatctataatacgggtaccaagaacgttGGTACACATcagttacccctctcgtaatacaccgccgaatattgggcaaccacccgctacccaatatccaacaaatatgagtactcatgagcagataaccacccgttacctcacatgcaggactctggcagacagactagagctctaactgtatcgtaactttcacccggtcaaaggctaggttccgacttgccaaacacgtacaataatctcacatcacattgtaccaaaaatcaagtccgaagacaaatcacattttaacaatctccatgttaaaatcacgtacaataatcacacatcatattgtaccaaaaatcacatgctcgataaaatcttgtcatcaaaatgacatcatcacaataacatcataacagtatattatataacaaactatatatatatgtaattatttaccatttatacaatacatatatataatccactatatcatatacatgtcataatttataaacacgtccgaagacaaaacgtttaacaaactccatattaaaatcacatgctcgtcatcgaaatgacatatttcaaatgaattcataacagtatatattatagcaaactatatatatatgtacttattaccatttatacaatatatatataatccactatattgtatacatgtcgtatttcaatatttaaaactcttgcaaaaatcttggaatcaccgcaagggtagattcgtaaatatgtgagattttactcaatttatcgactcgagcgtaattccacaatttccgcggataattcattttcttcatttatcgatcaccttgaaaagataagaaaagaatttagaaacgtttcgtaaacctttaaatgccgtaacagtaataatcggttactgttcagcaaattttcggttttacgaatttactacTCATTGTTACTACTTACGTATTtgctatttatgtattaatgtacaagTACACATCaaatacgtatctctgtacgtataaatactattcaaatgtacgtattgtctcagtaaataataattattgaTTTACCCTTttgaatttactttttacatttactgaatgtaatttaaatttacatttaccgtaagtaaataaaatttacatttaccgtacgtaaatataaattacaaaattacccttcgaAAACACTgtttcacgcgccgccgcacgtggcggcgcgtggggtacacgcgccacctccgacaggccgcgcgtggggcccacgcgccgacaccaaccaCGGCGagcatcacgccaccgccgggtCCAaactcttctcctcctcctcctcctcttccttcccacaaCCTCAGTCCCCTCCTTAGCCAACCCACTCACtgccacgcgccgcctctaggcggcggtaacccctcCTCCTCCCATACCTCCGATCTTCACCAATCGATCCAAAAATTCATCAACAATCACAACTAACCCATCAATTACATCAAATCATACCTTAATCGAAGCCAAGAACTCCGATTTGATTCCGGAAGAGCTTGGATCGCCGGTGGTATTTCAACTCTTTGGGAAGAACTCGGATCGACGGGGTTCGGCCTCCAAGTTGAAGACAGAGGGCACCAAGGCGAGGATCGGCGTCGAGAAGCCCTCTTCCGTTCTCGTGCTTCGTCGGAGATGCGCCTAGGATGGAGACGTTTTTTCTGCCGAATCCAGGGGTAGCTGGTGGAGCTTCGGCGCTGCGTGGGACGGCGTGTCGAGCTCGGGGTCGGTAGTGGAGGGTCGCGCGAAGCTTCCTAGGCCGGCGGTGGGCGACACGGATGAGCGGTGAGGGAGATCGCCGGTAATGGATTTTCTGAGGGAGGGAGGGTgcgaatcggggagagagaatggGGAGGGAGGCGGATGGAGGAAAGAGAatgggtttccagaaatggaaaccctaatcacaaaaatgccctttttatactcgtttccaaattcGGAAattaacttccgacgttaataactttcacctccgtcgtccgattagaacgcgtcacgtactcacaaactcgtatcgacgagctctacaactttcgtgattgaagttttcgcaaccgagcgacggaataaaagtcgatatatacgttgcggaaatgtaacgtttttctaattaaacgttccgagaacgtttccgtttttcgtttcgtAACATcgcaaaacaatcaaattcgtttaattgaatttcacaactttatagaattcaaatcaaaccaaatattgttttaaaaaaattagggttattacattcaaATCCCACCAAATTCAGTTGGTGGCTTTCTAGGCTTGTTAAACACAACAACAAGCGACTCCTCGGTCAACAAGATTGTTCTAGTTGAATTTGAATCCTTTGTAAACCCTAAATGGGATCCTGGTTATCAGCATGTGGGGATCAACAACAACTCGATCACCTCGTCTGTCACAACCCCTTGGAATGCTAGTTTACACAGTGGAAACACGACTGATGTACGCATTGACTACAATGCAACAACTAAAAAGCTTACTGTTCGCTGGAGCTACCAAAGAGTCGAGACTCCTAATGAGAACACCAGTCTTCATTACCAGATTGACCTCAGCAAAGTTCTGCCTGAGTGGGTCACAATTGGATTTTCAGCTTCTACTAGTCAGTTTGGGGAGCGAAATAGGATTGTTTCATGGGAGTTTAGTTCGAGTTTGGATATAAAAGAAGCTTCCGGAGAGCagtcaaagaagaaaacattAGTGGTGGCTCTAACAGTTACGGGTGTTCTGATAGCTGTGATATTTATAGTGTTGCTTGTGGTGGCCAGGAggatgaagaaaaaagaaaacacaaaCTCCAGAGACGGAGAATTTAAGATCGATGAATGAAGACCTCGAAAGGGGAGCAGGACCGACACGGTTTTCTTATACAGATCTTGCTACAGCTACTAACAATTTCTCTAATGAGAGGAAGTTAGGGGAAGGTGGTTTTAGTGCTGTTTATATAGGATACTTAGCTGATTTAGATACTATAGTAGCGGTGAAGAAAATGTCATGTGGATCTCGGCAGGGAAGAAAGGAGTACAGAACTGAAGTGAAAATTATAAGCAGCTTGAGACAACGAAATCTGGTGCAACTCATAGGCTGGTGCCATGATGAGGGACAGTTCCTACTCGTGTATGAGTATATGCCAAATGGTAGCCTTGACGCTCACCTATTCAGGAAGAGTAGGTCCAGTGTTTTAAAAAAACGCGCCTGAGGCGCGCCTTGAGGCGCAAAAGGCGTAAGGCGAAGCTTAAAAGGCCTTAGCCTTAGATGCCTAGGCGCCGAGGCGTGAAAGGCGTCTTCCAAGGCGTGAAAGGTGTCTTCCAAGGCGTGAAAGGCGCAGTGAGACGCTTTTTAGAGCGTGAAAGGCGTCgcctaaaaaaaatttggagaATAAAAAAACGTTTTCAAtttacgaaaaaaaaaaaagaagggtAAACATGTTGTATGCACGGGTTCTTTTAGTTTTCTAGAGACAGAGAACATTTTTCTCTCTATGTGCCTCCTCTTTTCTCTAGTTCTCCTCCCAAATCTCAGCCTCTCCAAATTTGCTGAAATATCTCTCCTTTGTTGGGCTCTCTACATCATTCAATCTATTGGTCTCTATCTACAACGTCTCCCCACCTGCATGAGCATCTCATCATTCCTCTCCCCTCAATTTCTTGATTGGAAATTGAGATTTTAAGgtaaaaaaacttaaaatttctTGTTGGGTATATGGGTTAATGAATATAATTGATAGATTTTGTATTCCCAACTCATATGTTCATAAATAGGAGCATCTCATCAATCCTCTCCCTTCAATTTCTTGATTGGAAAT encodes:
- the LOC126788486 gene encoding LOW QUALITY PROTEIN: L-type lectin-domain containing receptor kinase IX.1-like (The sequence of the model RefSeq protein was modified relative to this genomic sequence to represent the inferred CDS: inserted 3 bases in 2 codons; substituted 1 base at 1 genomic stop codon), which translates into the protein MVISSYIYSLSSAYLHVIFSLLFLRYASSIYFKLSRFEPDAGNILYQGDAAPSIXAIELINKRSFVCWVGMASYAQRIPLWDSVTGKLSDFTTHFSFIIXTEENPTYGHGIAFFLAPVGFQIPPNSVGGFLGLLNTTTSDSSVNKIVLVEFESFVNPKWDPGYQHVGINNNSITSSVTTPWNASLHSGNTTDVRIDYNATTKKLTVRWSYQRVETPNENTSLHYQIDLSKVLPEWVTIGFSASTSQFGERNRIVSWEFSSSLDIKEASGEQSKKKTLVVALTVTGVLIAVIFIVLLVVARRMKKKENTNSRDGXNLRSMNEDLERGAGPTRFSYTDLATATNNFSNERKLGEGGFSAVYIGYLADLDTIVAVKKMSCGSRQGRKEYRTEVKIISSLRQRNLVQLIGWCHDEGQFLLVYEYMPNGSLDAHLFRKSRSALSWAMRYKISLGLGSALLYLHEGWEQCVVHRDIKSSNIMLDSGFNVKLGDFGLARLMDHELGPQTTGVVGTLGYMAPEYFRIGRASKESDVYNFGVVTLEIVTGKRAVDCMGEDSEMNLMDWVWDLYGKGNFLMPVDERLNSNYNEKQVECMIVVGLWCVHPDKNLIRQAVHVLNFKAALPNLTHMPVPTYQVPTPSVSSGEPLITTSLEGR